A single Aspergillus chevalieri M1 DNA, chromosome 3, nearly complete sequence DNA region contains:
- a CDS encoding dihydroorotase (BUSCO:EOG092649QJ;~COG:F;~EggNog:ENOG410PGPI;~InterPro:IPR004721,IPR002195,IPR032466;~MEROPS:MER0061068;~go_function: GO:0004151 - dihydroorotase activity [Evidence IEA];~go_function: GO:0016812 - hydrolase activity, acting on carbon-nitrogen (but not peptide) bonds, in cyclic amides [Evidence IEA];~go_process: GO:0019856 - pyrimidine nucleobase biosynthetic process [Evidence IEA]) — translation MIRACQTISTRVSSSIAPIAFGLGSRYTSSMPLEKLQGVKLPASADFHVHLRDGDMMELVTPTIRQGGVNTVFVMPNLVPPITTVDRALEYKQRLQKIEPNVNYLMSLYLHEDVTPETIIEAKKRGITGVKSYPAGVTTNSSSGVVDYSVFYPVFEEMERQDMVLNLHGEAPSTGDVTVLSAEERFLPVLGQLHERFPKLRIILEHCTTAAAIEAVKKCGPTVAGTITAHHLSIIIDSWAGDPFCFCKPVAKTPADRDALLRAAASGNPKFFFGSDSAPHPAASKRGGDKIAAGVFTQPYTTQVVVDSFEQACENGVLKESDITPEILEGFLSKFGRQFYGIGEEKNEFITLEKKGENIANILQSEKLDVVPFRRGQETWSVSWSS, via the exons ATGATTCGAGCCTGCCAGACGATATCGACCAGGGTAAGCAGCAGCATTGCTCCAATTGCGTTTGGACTCGGATCGAGATATACATCCAGCATGCCTCTTGAGAAGTTGCAGGGGGTTAAGCTCCCCGCGTCCGCGGATTTTCATG TCCATCTACGTGATGGCGATATGATGGAACTGGTTACTCCCACTATCAGACAGGGAGGTGTGAACACTGTGTTTGTCATG CCAAATCTCGTACCACCAATTACCACCGTCGACCGCGCGCTTGAATACAAACAACGCCTGCAAAAGATTGAGCCCAACGTAAACTACCTGATGTCTCTGTACCTCCATGAGGACGTGACCCCGGAGACCATTATCGAGGCGAAGAAGAGAGGCATCACTGGTGTCAAGAGCTACCCAGCGGGTGTGACTACCAACTCTTCCTCGGGTGTGGTCGACTATTCCGTGTTCTACCCCGTCTTCGAGGAGATGGAGCGTCAGGATATGGTTCTAAATCTCCACGGAGAGGCACCCTCCACGGGCGACGTGACGGTCTTGTCGGCTGAGGAGCGCTTCCTGCCGGTTCTGGGCCAGCTCCACGAGCGTTTTCCTAAGCTTCGCATTATCCTGGAGCACTGCACGACAGCAGCGGCCATTGAGGCAGTCAAGAAGTGCGGTCCCACAGTTGCCGGTACCATCACGGCTCACCACTTGTCCATTATCATTGATTCCTGGGCCGGGGATCCGTTCTGCTTCTGCAAGCCTGTTGCCAAGACCCCCGCGGACCGTGACGCTCTCCTCCGGGCTGCGGCATCTGGTAACCCGAAATTCTTCTTCGGTTCGGACAGTGCGCCCCATCCGGCTGCCTCCAAGCGCGGCGGAGACAAGATCGCAGCAGGCGTGTTCACCCAGCCGTACACTACCCAGGTCGTGGTCGACTCTTTCGAGCAAGCTTGCGAGAATGGCGTCCTCAAGGAATCTGACATCACCCCCGAGATTCTTGAGGGTTTCCTGAGCAAGTTCGGCCGGCAATTCTATGGCATCggtgaagagaagaacgagTTCATTACCCTGGAGAAGAAAGGTGAAAATATCGCAAACATCCTGCAGTCTGAAAAGTTGGACGTGGTTCCATTCAGACGTGGCCAGGAGACATGGAGCGTCTCGTGGTCGTCAtag
- the swc5 gene encoding putative Swr1p complex component (Swc5) (COG:K;~EggNog:ENOG410PN3P;~InterPro:IPR011421,IPR027124;~PFAM:PF07572): MSAKPEDIDLELGDEPYDSAEDEDFELDAAHGEESELSSDSEPEPDVAQQPANKKRKTAPKGKRATAAEHGHKEELDSGDEATIQKAKDRKQRKQKGQQANGKGSDEDEDEEEDVDFDDDEEGGTGGFVRTRAMKMRTQEERKPLAKIDGATVDVNALWEKMNATDSGTVALPTHTEKIDDTPVQEEKKDEAPKKTPAETKEPQQPPKYPEEMVKIKRTYKFAGEMITEEKIVPKDSAEAKIFLAQGENVDAVTTADVEAAANAKAALKLRRPLRKVSRFDPNPTGAIKKSWEKHPVADVTDVRGPKINTVEKSRLDWAAYVDQAGIKDELTVHSKAKEGYLGRMDFLDRVDAKKEEERRNVRLRGL; encoded by the exons ATGTCTGCGAAACCAGAAGACATCGACCTCGAACTCGGCGACGAACCATACGACTCcgccgaagatgaagattTCGAACTAGACGCAGCGCATGGCGAAGAATCCGAATTATCCTCAGACTCTGAACCCGAACCTGATGTAGCTCAACAGCCAGCGAATAAGAAACGCAAGACAGCGCCGAAGGGGAAGAGAGCGACGGCGGCGGAGCATGGGCATAAGGAGGAGTTGGATTCAGGCGACGAAGCGACCATTCAAAAGGCCAAGGATAGGAAGCAGAGGAAACAGAAGGGACAACAGGCTAATGGAAAAGGTagtgacgaggatgaggatgaggaggaggatgttgatttcgatgatgatgaggagggcgGTACTGGGGGGTTTGTCCGTACAAGGGCCATGAAGATGCGGAC ACAAGAAGAACGAAAACCACTTGCGAAGATTGACGGCGCGACGGTTGACGTGAACGCACTATGGGAGAAAATGAACGCCACCGATTCCGGTACCGTCGCGCTTCCCACACATACCGAGAAGATTGACGATACCCCAGtgcaggaagagaagaaagatgaagCTCCCAAGAAAACGCCTGCAGAAACAAAAGAACCACAGCAACCACCCAAGTACCCAGAAGAAATGGTCAAAATCAAGCGCACCTACAAATTCGCTGGCGAAATGATCACAGAAGAGAAAATTGTTCCCAAAGACTCTGCCGAAGCAAAGATCTTCCTCGCCCAAGGCGAGAACGTTGACGCCGTAACCACAGCCGACGTCGAAGCTGCCGCTAACGCCAAAGCCGCCCTCAAGCTCCGCCGACCGCTCCGCAAGGTTTCGCGATTCGATCCCAACCCGACCGGTGCTATCAAGAAGAGCTGGGAGAAGCACCCGGTTGCAGATGTGACAGACGTACGGGGCCCGAAGATCAATACGGTTGAGAAGTCGAGATTGGATTGGGCTGCGTATGTGGACCAGGCTGGAATCAAAGACGAACTTACGGTGCATAGCAAAGCGAAGGAGGGATACCTTGGTCGGATGGACTTTTTGGATCGTGTGGATgccaagaaggaagaggagagaaggAACGTGAGGTTGAGGGGGCTATAG
- a CDS encoding MIND complex subunit MTW1 (BUSCO:EOG09264DY4;~COG:S;~EggNog:ENOG410PMW0;~InterPro:IPR008685;~PFAM:PF05859;~go_component: GO:0000775 - chromosome, centromeric region [Evidence IEA];~go_component: GO:0005634 - nucleus [Evidence IEA];~go_process: GO:0000278 - mitotic cell cycle [Evidence IEA]), translating into MNDATTSLLTEHFSYTPLSLIDDVINSINNLIYQAISSLESGLLGTPPERLGFSHANNGSTIPDTDEDGNVVYPEAKLEIENGLHQLETLLESTVDKAYDKFEIYVLRNILTVPEDLISWVRLRHYEGLTFNPGPDTPSPETVLEHRKKLHETRKLNRSLKQERARNDAVISQLRSILSTVSVAKNNEDATATAGKKLDLSFLTSSPAAQQLRVGAVTGPNTHHTPLTTNTTFILSQLPALQAMLKQLRPKLASLPKSAELAERDLKRDERKEYIESRIRLHLERAGQLAVGSDGDPIVAGRRIGNSEAHALEAVTSILTQGDNKRE; encoded by the exons ATGAATGACGCGACTACTTCTTTGCTCACTGAGCACTTCAGTTATACGCCCCTG TCCCTCATAGACGATGTCATCAACTCAATCAACAACCTAATCTACCAAGCGATTTCAAGTCTCGAATCGGGCCTGCTCGGTACACCCCCCGAACGCCTAGGCTTTTCGCACGCCAACAACGGTTCTACTATCCCCGACACGGACGAGGACGGGAACGTGGTCTATCCAGAGGCGAAATTGGAAATCGAAAATGGTCTGCACCAGCTGGAGACGTTGCTCGAATCGACCGTCGACAAGGCATATGATAAATTTGAAATCTACGTGCTGAGAAACATCCTCACCGTGCCGGAGGATCTGATCAGTTGGGTTCGGTTGAGGCACTATGAG GGTCTTACTTTCAACCCGGGCCCCGATACCCCCTCACCCGAGACGGTTCTTGAGCATCGCAAAAAGTTACACGAAACGAGAAAACTCAATCGGTCGCTGAAGCAGGAGCGTGCTCGCAACGACGCCGTTATTTCCCAGTTACGATCCATACTATCGACCGTGTCCGTTGCGAAAAACAACGAAGATGCCACGGCCACTGCAGGCAAAAAGTTGGATCTTTCGTTCTTGACGTCGAGCCCCGCAGCACAACAGCTACGCGTCGGTGCCGTTACCGGTCCAAATACTCACCACACCCCCCTTACGACCAACACTACCTTTATTTTATCGCAACTTCCCGCTCTACAAGCGATGCTCAAGCAGCTTCGTCCCAAGCTGGCTAGTCTACCGAAATCAGCGGAATTGGCGGAGAGAGACCTGAAGAGAGACGAGAGAAAGGAATACATTGAGAGTAGAATCAGGCTTCACCTGGAGCGTGCCGGTCAGCTTGCCGTGGGTAGTGATGGTGATCCCATTGTTGCAGGACGACGTATCGGGAATTCAGAAGCGCATGCCCTCGAAGCTGTGACGAGCATCCTCACGCAAGGGGACAATAAACGGGAGTAA
- a CDS encoding short chain dehydrogenase family protein (COG:Q;~EggNog:ENOG410PJFX;~InterPro:IPR036291,IPR002347,IPR020904;~PFAM:PF13561;~go_function: GO:0016491 - oxidoreductase activity [Evidence IEA];~go_process: GO:0055114 - oxidation-reduction process [Evidence IEA]) yields MVATKNVALVVGASRGIGRQIAIDLAKNGYAVVVAAKTTSNAYETVPFPPDPNSSYSTINTVEREIRESGGEASALPVDVRDVTQVENLVHETARIYGKLDVLVYNSGAIWWSSVEKTPVKRFQLMQKVNPEGLYACVQAALPVFAKNEWKGRVIVVSPPIYPRFFRGKTAYAMGKVGMSVLTKGLAMDFVRQGRKEMAITSIWPATAIESAATEMTSSNEDKSNLRQATIFSDAILGMLNAPAESVNGLLELDEDFLRKYYGVSNFSKYSVIPGASPRRIMPKELPTLTVAEQDDEGTRLDSTALRQTKL; encoded by the exons ATGGTAGCAACAAAGAATGTCGCTCTGGTAGTCGGTGCCTCGCGCGGCATCGGCCGGCAAATCGCCATAGATCTAGCGAAAAACGGCTACGCCG TCGTCGTGGCCGCCAAAACAACCTCCAATGCATATGAAACGGTCCCCTTCCCACCAGACCCGAACTCCTCATACTCAACAATCAACACCGTCGAGCGCGAGATCCGTGAATCCGGTGGCGAAGCATCCGCTCTCCCCGTGGACGTGCGAGACGTCACTCAAGTCGAGAATCTAGTACACGAAACTGCCCGCATATACGGGAAATTGGATGTTTTGGTCTACAACTCGGGAGCAATCTGGTGGTCGTCTGTTGAGAAGACGCCGGTCAAGCGGTTCCAGTTGATGCAGAAGGTCAATCCGGAGGGGCTATATGCTTGCGTGCAAGCTGCGTTGCCGGTATTTGCGAAGAATGAATGGAAGGGGAGGGTGATTGTCGTTTCACCGCCGATTTATCCGAGGTTTTTCCGGGGCAAGACGGCGTATGCTATGG GCAAGGTTGGAATGAGTGTCTTGACGAAAGGTTTGGCGATGGATTTTGTCCGGCAGGGCCGGAAGGAGATGGCCATTACTAGCATCTGGCCGGCAACT GCCATTGAATCAGCCGCAACAGAAATGACATCCTCCAATGAAGACAAATCAAACCTTAGACAGGCA ACAATCTTCTCCGACGCCATTCTAGGCATGCTAAACGCACCAGCAGAATCTGTCAATGGTCTTCTTGAACTCGACGAAGACTTCCTGCGCAAGTATTATGGTGTATCTAATTTCTCCAAGTACTCCGTTATCCCCGGGGCCAGTCCGCGAAGGATCATGCCCAAGGAGCTGCCGACGTTGACAGTGGCGGAacaggatgatgaggggaCTAGGCTTGATAGTACTGCTTTGAGGCAGACGAAGTTGTAA